From a single Carassius gibelio isolate Cgi1373 ecotype wild population from Czech Republic chromosome A18, carGib1.2-hapl.c, whole genome shotgun sequence genomic region:
- the rec114 gene encoding meiotic recombination protein REC114 gives MESGSSTEEHSKDSTISICVWKLRRYGRFIPEGKAKPKSSASNVNCAWKIFESSESAGQLELNILASGHLLVSQGQELLEGFSLLDAQSFLKIQHKSDSLLFNMTIKGESRLVRLQFDGSSRAEAAGFCSKAVERLQDYVPVQQHRSTPASAAPSHPAEPGPSTQQQLQQAPGDAPREAPAAAKGPLSIKHLSQFFLGERELCLPMAYHQCTLPSGGLEALLRLCLLDSGFPAFVEEVEEKLKELTQE, from the exons ATGGAAAGTGGTTCTTCAACCGAAGAACATTCGAAGGACTCAACAATTTCGATTTGTGTTTGGAAACTGCGACGCTATGGTCGATTTATCCCCGAAGGCAAAGCAAAACCCAAATCCTCGGCCAGTAACGTCAACTGTGCGTGGAAG ATCTTCGAGTCCAGTGAAAGCGCTGGCCAGCTGGAGCTCAATATTCTGGCCTCTGGTCATCTGCTAGTGTCTCAAGGCCAGGAACTCTTG GAGGGCTTTTCTTTGCTCGATGCACAGAGCTTCTTGAAAATCCAGCACAAGTCAGACAGTCTGCTATTCAACATGACAATCAAG ggtgaGAGCCGTTTGGTCCGACTGCAGTTTGATGGCAGCAGTCGTGCAGAAGCGGCTGGGTTTTGCAGTAAAGCGGTGGAGAGGCTGCAGGATTATGTTCCTGTCCAGCAGCATCGGAGCACACCTGCATCTGCTGCTCCATCCCATCCTGCAGAACCTGGACCATCTAcacagcagcagctgcagcag GCTCCTGGAGATGCACCACGGGAGGCCCCTGCCGCTGCCAAGGGACCGCTGTCAATCAAACACCTTTCTCAG TTCTTCCTGGGCGAGCGTGAGCTGTGTCTGCCGATGGCGTATCATCAGTGCACGCTGCCCTCTGGAGGCCTGGAGGCACTACTGCGCCTCTGTCTGCTCGATTCGGGTTTTCCTGCGTTCGTGGAGGAAGTCGAGGAGAAGCTGAAGGAGCTGACGCAAGAATGA